GCCATAATCCATCCTCGGAAGATTGTTGATTGGCTTTGATGCCTTTTCGACGATGACGTTTCCCATTGGGATCAGATAGGGACCGATATTCTCAACGATTCGCTGCTCGTCCGCGTCGTAGATAATTTTGTTCCTTGAACGGGCGCGCGAAATCCCAACAATCACTACAGTGACACCTGCATTTGAACTGGCCAAATTACTCCAATGAAACGGCCTATGGGCGAAAGAAATATCCAGACCTAGCGAAAAAATTAGCGGCCATAGCATTGCCACCTGTTCTCCCTGACAAATCGATTTCGTTGCCACGAATGCACACTCACACCCGTCTACCAGATGAATATAGTCTGCAGCCTTTAGGTACCAAGCGGCCACGTAATCCAAGTCTTTGAAACTAGACGTTCTGTGGGAGAAAATGTGCGCTAAGTCTGACTGCTGTTCCTTATTGCGCCACCTACTACCTAGATAAGGTGGATTCCCGCAGATGTACGTCTCGTTGACCTCGTTATCGAAGTCGAGTTGCAGTTGTTCAAGAGGCGTTTGAAACAAATCGTCGGCGTGGACCTTTACTGCGGACCCTGTGGGTGGGCAGATGGTCAGCCAATCCAGTTGCAGGGCATTCCCGCACGTGATCCAATTATCCGCCGAAAGCGGTAAGAATTCCGATAGAGCTAGACTCATCCCGCGATAAAGAACATCACATTGGAACTCCGCGATGACTAGAGCTAGGCGTGCGATTTCAGCCGAAAAATCGCGCAGCTCGATGCCTAGAAAATTGGTCAGTGGGATGTCACTGGGACGCCCGGCTTCGCCACGTCGTTCGTTTATAATATTTTCAATCTCTCGCATCTGCTTATAGGCGATGACCAGAAAGTTGCCTGAGCCGCAGGCTGGATCAAAAACCCGGATCGTCGATAGGCGCTTGCGCAGATTGAGCAACTTGCGAGGATTATCTCCCGCTGTCTCAAGCTGCGCTCGCAGATTATCCAAGAACAGTGGATTCAGTACCTTCAAGATGTTTGGCACGCTCGTGTAGTGCATACCAAGCGCACCACGTTCTTCGTCATCTGCCACTGCCTGGATCATAGAGCCAAAAATGTCGGGATTTATCTTAGTCCAGTCAAGATTTCCGATGTGCAGCAGATATGAACGAGCGATCTTACTAAACCTTGGCACATCTACACTGCCCGAAAAGAGCCCGCCATTCACGTAAGGAAACGCATCGGCCCAACGTGGCAATTTTTCCTTCTCGCGGTCAAGAACCTTCGTGTTCATGGCGCGGAAGATTCCGCTAATGACTTCATGCATGTTTGAAGCATCGTGCGCACTCATCTGCTGGATGGTATCGGTAAACAGCCCCGTCCCGTTGAAGATGCCAGTGTCCTCAGCAAAAAAACAAAAGATCAGCCGTGCCATGAAATGGTTCATCTCGTGACGCCGTTCAGCTGTGCCCCATTGCGGATTTTCTTTCAACAACTCAACGTAGAGCCGATTCAAACGGCTCGTCGCCCGTATATCAAAAGAACTTTCGCGCACCTGCCTCACGGTCGTGATCCCGGCAAGCGGTAGGAAAAAACCGAAGTGATCTGGGAAATCCCCATAGGTGCATGCGACCGTCTCGCCAGACTCCAGATCCTCAGTCTCAAAGTCTATCCCGTCAGTAGCAAGGATGTAGCGGGCCTTTGAGCGGACAGTCGCCCGGCTTTCTCTCAGTGCGCCAAGCGTCCTAGTCACTTCACCAGGTTGAGCTACTGCAATATGAATGTTGTTGGTCTGTAGGACGCCACCAATGTCGGATTTGTTTGTTTGACCTAAGCGCAGGCGTTTAATTGTTGTCTCCTTATTCCCGAATGCCCGCAAGAAGGCAAACGGAAACTCATCCCGGTCAAAAGGTTGGGTCGCCAATTCCGACACTGCTTCTTCGATTTCTACTGGGTTCACGAAGTGCCCCCTCCAAGTTTAGTTCTGTTGCCGACGATTAGTCTGGGTACAATGTTCTCGATGACACTGGAGGTCGTTCCAGCGATACCTGACTATCACGGCACGTGATAACCACGCAAAATTCCAGCGCTGATAGCTCGTGGAACTCTTGAGGACAATATGATCATTGCTTTTTTGCAATCACGTATGTAAAAGTACCTAAAGTAAAAGTCTAGGAATCGTGGATCCACTTGTCAAGGCAGTTCAGAACGAGTCCAGTACTAACACACTATCTATTTATCGTTGAGAGTCGGCTAGCAAATTGTACTCACGGGCATCGGATCCAACCTCTGATAGGGCAACGTCTGTCTCATCGATATGTTACATACGATTTCGCCAACAGATATTTGCTTCAATTAATAGATCCGCTAATAGATCCGCGTCTAGCGTTTTCGCGCTGATTCATAAACAATTACCTTTGTGTGCGCCGCACATCCACCTAGAAATTTACTATCCACGCCAATTCTGCGTCCGCTAAACCACAACCGTCCAACTCTGTTGGCACTGAGAAAAGAACTTCATGCCGAACTCACTGTTTCAGGCAACTACTTGCACAAAGAGCGATGAAACCTGCCTCCATTGTAGGCTTAAATCACTTAGTAGCTGCAAACGTCAAACACAAATTCCACCCACTAGAAATAATCACCAGTCCGTTACTCGACGTCCGTCATGGAACTTTCATTGCGCTTCTAGCTGCACTCTACGCGAAATATCTTTTTCACACTTGTCATAGGCATATTTTTCAGCACATCGTACACCTCGAACCATGTAGCAAGGGACGACACGCGATACGCACGCAAACATTTACCATTGGACACCGGGATCATTCATCCGGACAGAATGGCACTCAGAGGAGCTTGAATAATTGGAAGGGTAATTTTCGATTGCTCTCTTAGGAGACGTGGACCAGCTGACGAACGCGCCTTACCACGGCGAGGGCAATCAACGGATTCAAATTTCAGAGGTCGTACCTTTCCAAAACACTTCTTACATGGAGGTTTACGTCAATGAAAAATAATCACTTTACGCACAATGAGGACGGCACAACGACAATTTGGGCATCAGGTGGTGGTGATTCAATCATTCCGGGCGTGAAAAATGAGACGCCTTTTACGGTTAGTACCGCGCAGTTCCACAAGGTCAACGCCTTCCCGAACAAATGGGGAGTAAAAGCCACGAAATCCGGAAAGCCACCATACATCGCCGGAAAACTCAAAGGCAAAACAGTGTACCTCCATCGCTGGGTCACTGATGCGCCTGAGGGAACAGAGGTGGACCACATCAACCACGTGACGACTGACAATCGGGACGAAAACTTAAGGATTGTCGACAAAAAGGGGAACGCCGCCAATCGTCGGGGTCCAACCGATCCTATCGGTATTCCCGGATCGGCCAACCATGGAACTCTGTTTGATATTCAAACCGTAGATGGGACGCTGTATCATTACGCATCATATTACAACGGTATCTTGATCAAACGACACAAGCCGGGACACCATATTCAAGCCTATCTAGACTCCTGGTTGGCCACCGCAATCATCGAGGATAAGCGAACGGTGCCACAGATGACTGCCTACCTCAAGTCCGTTGGCTTCGATGAAAATTTAATTCGCTCCTCTATCGCTACTGTTGTTGATAAGCTCAAAGTACGTTTCCAAAGGTAGGACATATAGTTTGGGCGGGTGGTGGGCGTATAAACGCCCACCACCTCATCATCAATCCGTTATGCGCTCGTTTTTTCCTCATAGTTCTAAACAGTCACCGCAGTGTAATTCTGGAAAGTTTAAGATCGCTCTTCGTCCGAAGTGCTTAACAGCTGCCTTGTCGTATGCTTGTGCAGCTTCCTCCTCCGTTTTGTAGTAGCCCAAAAAAATGCACTTCCTATCCACTTTTATCTGCGCTCGCCATTTATGCTTGTCCTTCTTCCAGTATGCTCCGCGCAGTTTCCGAGCACTTGCCTCTTCGATTATGCCAGCCAGTTCCGCCTTCTTTCTGCTCATTCTGTAGTAGTCTCCTTCATAAATCCACCGACCAAAGCGACCCACGTGCGGCACTCCATACATGCGGTAACAGAAGTAGTGGGTGCCGTTTGTGCGGTCGACCCGTGTTACGTCGTAACCGAAATGTAATGCGTTGTTGATAATATCGCGAATTTGCGTAATAAATTCGCTAGAACGGCTGGTAATGTAAGCTTCTACGCCATGCTTTTTTGTGTTTATGGAGCCGTCTCCGTCAAATACACCGCGAATAAAATGCCTATACATGCCAATAGGAATGTCGTGAAGATTCACTCGGAGAGTATAGGTCTTTCTGTCCTTAACACCATAGAAACGTAACACGTTCGCCGCTTCCCGATTATGGAATCGAACCCAGTAACGTGTCCTATGTTGGACTTTTTTGCCCGGAGATTCGGTCACCGTATTGAGATAGCCAAGCTTCTGTACCACCCAGTCAATAACGTCTTTATCGGTAAGCCCTAACTGCACACTTCGGCCACTAAGAGAACCGTCAGTAGCCATCAGGCCTAGATAATAGAAAAAATCAGGGGTGATCTCGCGATAAAATTGAACATTCTCTATGCCTCTGTTCTGCGTCATACAAGCATATCCTCCAGTTACGTGCCGAGTCCAATTGATGCAATGACCCGTTAAAGTCGATTGACCGTGCGAAGCACGTCCTCATGGCTACACACGCTATCTACACCCCAGAATGTGCTGCAGTGGTGAGAATTGAGTATGCTTCTCCTTCACATCGCTATCACTGAGGCGAACATATCGTCGTACCATTGACATATCCGTATGACCCAACATCTTTTGGAGAGAGAATGGATCACCGCCAGCCTTTATCCAGTGGAGCGCAAATGTGTGGCGAAACGTATGCGCCGAGACTCGTACACCTTCGATAGCGGCCTGCTTACCGTAGTTTCTCAGGCGCTCATCGAACGTGTCACCCGTCATTGGGTGGCCATAGCTTGAATAGAACAGATGATCCGCCTTCGGTCCAAAGTCCTCATTTTCGCGCAACAATTCGGCCAAGAGCTTGGCGGATTGCTTCGTAATGGGAACCGTTCTGGACTTCCTCGTCTTTGCCTTCTCCCACGGAACTGTTAGCGTCAGCTGCTGAAAGTCCACGTCTGAAACCTTCAACGAAAACAGCTCACTGATGCGCAATCCTGTGTCCAGCAAGGCCACCATAATCACGTAATCGCGAAAACCGGCAAATGTGGCTCGGTCCACTACTGCCAGCAACTGTCGTACTTGCTGTTCGGTAAAGCCGGACACATTGTCGTCGTCGACCTTTTGAAGTTTTATATCTCGGGCCGGGGATTGAGTAACGTAGCCCTCCCGCTCGCACCAATTGAAAAATGCCTTCATGGTACGTATTCGGACGTTCACAGTCATCGGGGATAGACCGACTTTCGTCCGACTGAAACGCCGGGGATGGTCATCGTACGTCTCCTTCTCGTTGCTCATCCATAAGACGTATTCTCGGAGAACTTGGGGAGTAATCTTTTGTAATCGCAGACTGGGATGTTTCGCATCGAACCACGTGGATAGATAACGAAAATGTCGGCGATAGTCATGGATAGTCCTTGGCGCTGCACGTTCCGCAGCCTTGGCCGTCAGAAATTCGTCCATCGCCTGTTTCAGCGAAATAGACTGCGCGGCCTCCAATTCCTCGCGAACCTCGACGGTCAACGCCCTGCGCGTTCTTTCGCGTTTTACAATTCCCTTTTCGCGTCGCTTGTCCAATGTTTTCCCTCCTGATTGTTCTATCGGAAGACACGCGGGGGAAAACAAAAAAGCACCATCGGCGTATATCCGATGATGCTCGGCGGATTCAAGTCCGCATGTAGACCGCAAGCTCCAGCGAACTCCCACGAAATGTGGCGTTCAATGCGGTCTATCCACAGGCTGTGGAAAAGTGCGATTTTACCAGGCGTAGCTTGATGGCGGAGAGGGTGGGATTCGAACCCACGGAGCCCTTGCGAACTCGGCGGTTTTCAAGACCGCTGCCTTAAACCACTCGACCACCTCTCCACGGTGGGACAAAAGGCCAGACATCTGCCTGACCTTCCGTCAGAAACATATGGAGCGGAAGACGGGATTCGAACCCGCGACCCTCGCCTTGGCAAGGCGATGCTCTACCCCTGAGCCACTTCCGCACACTGGTTTGTCCAACACAGCGACGAAGGCAATTGTATTATGCCTACGAATGTTTGTCAAGACTTTTTGGGGTTACTCTGGGTCTTCTGCATTCACCATGTGGTGGGCAGTTTGCTGCAGCCGCGAGAACATGAAATCCCTAACAGGACCATCGAGGCCAATCTCGTCCATGGCCCCGCTCATGCATTCCAGCCACTCCGCAGCGCGCGTTGGTGTGATTGGATGCGGCAGGTGTCTGGCTCTTAGCATTGGCGGCCCGTACACATCTGAATAGAGGCGCGGCCCGCCAAACAGTTGTGTAAGAAATTTGTATTGCTTGTTTCGCACAGGCATGATGTCGTCGGGAAACAAGGGCCGAAGCCCTGGATGCTCTACAACACGGCTGTAGAACGCGTTCACGAGTGCAGCTATGGTGTCTGCCCCGCCAATCATCTCATAGACGGTTGTTGTCTCTGCCATCGTTCAACGTTCCTTTCACAAACACGTACAGCACAAAATGAGCCATCCGCGACTCGAACGCGGGACACCCTGATTAAAAGTCAGGTGCTCTGCCAACTGAGCTAATGGCTCTCGTGTCTCCGACTATACCATATTGGCAAATCCGAGTCCAAATTGCCCCCGAAACCAGTCGGGGTCAGACCACACAGGTTTGGGCCGGGCCGGGCCAAGCCAGTCCGAGCCAGAACACGCTTACTGCCCCGCGCCCTGTAGTGAGGCTGGGTTTTCGTGTCGCGACGCACGCATGCATAGTGCTTCCCGTGTCGGGAAAATCCTAAATGTATGAAACCGACACCGAAAAGTCTATGGCTTAGCATTAGTACGGCGCTCTCTGTGGCATATCTGGCCTATGCTGAGAGCCCGCAGTCAACAGGCCAGGCACAACCCTACACACAGACACAAAGTGGCACACAAAGCAGAAGTTCTAGTTTTGAAATCCGACAGGCAGGTGACAACACTTCTTATATGCAAGGTGCTCGCACACTCAGGGTCTCACAGGCCATCGGCGGCATGGGGAAGGCTACGATCCCTACACGCACGAGCACTCCATCAGCGAGCACTGTACCAGCCAATACTGTCCAAGCGAACATGCGGCCAGTATCCATTGTTCGAGCAAACACGGTTCAAACGAACATGGTTCAAGCACACACTGTTCGAGCAGACACTGTTCAAGCAACCATTGCGCAACCGAACATTGTGCAGGCAAACGTTGTCCAAGCGAGCGGTGTCCAAACGAACACTTTCCAAGCAAGCATTGCCCCTGCAGACACGGCACTGAGAAAAAGTCCGCCGTCCCGTCAACATGACCGGATGCGGGCTCCGTCGCGTGCAAAAAACAGTGTAAGGTTTCGCACGATTGCTGCGAGTCAGGTGAACACAATTGCCAAAATGACGGTGGAAGGTGCACAAGGAATGGGCTTCCAACCCGACGAGAGGGCTGTACACGCTGCGGCCTACAGCGCTCTGGTGGTACGCGATAACGCTGCCTCTGCCGCGCCCAAGCTGATGAGTCGGCGCGGTGGCCTTGTGCTGCAGCCGGACGCGGTCGAGGCGTTTGAGACCGTGCAGCGGGACCCTGAGTCGCAAAGCATCCGTCAGAAGCTAGGCGACTTTACGGTCACGGCCTATGCCCTGACGGCCAACTCCACCGGCAAAAGTCCCGGGCAACCTGGGTTTGGTATCACAGCAAGCGGCAGCAGGGCGTCTGTCGGTCGGACGGTGGCGGTAGATCCGTCGGTGATTCCCATCGGATCGCTCGTCTATATTGACTTGCCTGGCATCGGCTGGCGGCTTGCAGAAGACACAGGCGGCGCCATCAAAGGGCGTCATATCGACCTGTTGCTCCCTTCCGACGGCGCCGCCATTCAGTTTGGCATCAAGCACAGTGTCCCTGTTTACACGATGTCGAGATAAGTCCGCAACGCTTCACTGTAGGCTGGCAAGAGCGGGCCGTAAGTGACGGCTGCCTCGCGGACTTCTTCAAAGGTCATGTCCGCATAGCGGTGAACGAGGCGGTTGCGAAACTCGAGCGCACTTTCAAAAGCGGCAAACCAGTCGCGGCTGACCACACTTTCTTCCATCAGAACCCGGATGATATCTGCGTATCCTCCGGGTTCCCTCATGACGAGAGCATCGATGACGAGGTTGGCGGCATCGGTTGCGCACTCGATGGCGACGTGCAGGGCGCGCTCGGCTGCGAGCTTAAGGGTCAAGTTATCCTCCACTTGTGCTCCGTTCTGCTCTAACCAATACGAACATTCGTCCACTTTCGCCAAATTTTTCTGTACAGATGCACGTAATTCCGCAGTAACAAACACTCTGATAGCACCTTCCATATCGATATTTTTGGACAAAGTACAGGCAGAATCCGAAAACTCCGTTTCCATGCCAATCTGACTACAGTATAATGAATTCTGAGCGGACCAACCAAACGCCGCTGCAGGCACCTCTACCGAATCGCAGTTTACGACTTATTCGTCACGTACCGGGTCTATGCAAACACGGGTTTCTAGTCGTGTTTCTTGCTAGGCATGTGCGTGATTCGGGTGCGCTTTGGTTTACGTGTACGTACACGCAACCTGGTCGTCAGGGATGGAACCGGCCGTGACATGGATGCACTACTGATGTGCAATCGATGTGCGACGCCGCGACATCATCTGGGAGAAGGAGAGGCAGAGCAAATTAGAGGAGTGGAAACACCATGCTAGATCAGCTTTCATGGAAAGTGGGCGGTCAACAGGGCGAGGGTGTCGAGAGTACAGGTGAAACCTTTGCCGTAGCTCTGAACCGTCAAGGGTACTACGTGTACTCATTCCGCCACTTTTCCTCCCGCATCAAGGGTGGACATTCAAACGACAAGGTTCGCGTCAGTTTGAAGCGTTTTCGGGCGAGCACCGATTATACGGACGTCCTCCTTGCGTTTGATCAGGAGACCATCGACTTAAACGTCGGTGAAGTCCGAAACGGCGGTATCGTGATTGCGGACGAAAAGTTCAAGCCTACGGCGCCTGACAACGTTCGACTGTTTGTCATCCCGCTTACGAAAATCGCTGAGGAATGCGGTTCAGCCATCATGAAGAACATGGTCTCGCTGGGAGCCTCTGCGTGCGCGTTGGGACTGCCGGTCGACATCTTCACTGAAGTCATCGAAGAGCGCTTTCGCCGCAAGGGTCAGAAAGTGGTCGACCAAAACATGGAAGCCATTCAGCGTGGTTATGATTATATGAAGGAGCTTGGCGGCGCAGACCCAGAGTTCGCTCTGAAACCTGCGGACGGTACCAAGCGCCTGTTCATGATGGGCAACGATGCGCTTGGTCTTGGTGCGTTGGCTGCTGGTGTCCGCGTGATGCCTGCCTACCCCATCACCCCGGCGTCTGACGTCATGGAATACTTGATTAAGAAGCTGCCGAAAGTCGGCGGTGTGGTTGTTCAGACAGAAGACGAGATTGCAGCAATGACGATGACCATTGGCGCAGCGTACGGCGGTGCACGCGCACTGACTTGTACTTCCGGCCCGGGTCTTGCACTGATGATGGAAGCCATTGGCCTCTCCGGCATGACCGAGACACCGACGGTCATCATCGACACGCAGCGCGGCGGTCCTTCAACAGGTCTCCCGACCAAGCAGGAGCAGTCAGACTTTTTGGCGGCGTTGTTTGGTACGCACGGCGAGATCCCAAAAATCGTCCTGACTCCGGCAACCCCGGAAGAGTGCTTCTACGTGGTCGGCGATGCGTTCAACCTGGCAGAGCAGTACCAGTGCCCGGTCATCATCATGACGGATCTGCAATTATCCTTAAGTAAGCAGTCCACTGATATCCTTGACCATAAAGCTGTCAAGATTGATAGGGGTCTGATTGCCAGCGAAGAAGAAGCAACGGCTGCACAGTCGCACGGCGAGTTCAACCGCTATGCGCTGACAGAGTCGGGTGTTTCGGCACGTACCTTCCCAGGCATGAAAGGCGGCATCCACAAGGTAACGGGTGTCGAGCACGCCGAGAACGGACGTCCGGCGGAAGGCGCACCGAACCGCCAAAACATGATGGATAAGCGTCTTGGCAAGCTGAAAGACGTTGAAATCCCGGGCAGCGTTGTGCGCACGGGTGATGAGAACGCAGACGTGGTCCTCGTCGGCATCGGCGCCAACCACGGCAGCATCGCTGAAGCAACCGGCACACTACGCGCTGAAGGGTACAAAGTGGCACACGTGCATCTGCACGCGATTCTGCCGTTCCCGACGCATGCACTGCAGCAGGCGATTGCGGGCGCGAAAAAGGTCGTTGTCGTCGAGAACAACGCGACTGGCCAAATCAAGCACCTGATGTCGTTCTTCGGGGTCCAACACCCGGATGTTGTCAGTCTCTTGAGGTACAACGGGCAGCCTTTCCTGCCGTCCGAAATTCACGATGAAATCAAGGGGATGTTGTAAGATGGCAACCGTAAAAGATTTCCGTAATGACGTGCGGCCCAACTGGTGCCCTGGTTGCGGCGACTTTTCCGTCCAGGCATCCATCCAGCGTGCGCTTGCGGCTTTGGGTAAAGAACCACACGAAGTTGCTGTGATTTCCGGTATCGGCTGCTCTGGCCGTATCTCCGGTTACGTCAACACCTACGGCTTCCATGGTGTACACGGCCGTTCCTTGCCGACTGCACAAGGTGTCAAGCTTGCGAACCGCAACTTGACGGTGATTGCGTCCGGCGGTGACGGAGACGGTTTTGGCATTGGCCTCAACCACTTCATGCACGCCGTGCGCCGCAACATGGACATCACCTACATTGTGATGGACAATCAGATTTACGGCCTGACCAAAGGCCAGCACTCCCCGACGAGTGCACACGGCTTCACCGCGAAGACCACGCCGTCCGGGAACATCGAGAACGCACTCGTGCCGTCTCAGGTTGCACTCGCAGCCGGCATTGGCTTTTTGGCACAGGGCTTCTCGAGCGAAGTCAACCAGCTGGTGTCGTTGATTGAGCAGGCCATTCAGTATAAGGGCTTCTCACTGGTCAACGTGTTCAGCCCGTGCGTGACGTACAACAAAATCAACACCTATGACTTCTTCCGCGACAACGTCTTCAACCTCGAGCAGCTTGAAGATTACGATGCGACGGATTACCTGACCGCCCAGCGGGCCATCACCGAGCACAACGGCCTTGTGACAGGCGTCATCTACCGGAACGATAACAAGGTAGCCTATGAGGATCAGATTCCTGGCTACGAGGAGACTCCTGTGGCTCAGGCGAACCTCGAACTGAGCGAAGACGTATTTGCCGCAGCACTGAAGGAGTACGCATAAACGAAGCGTACGCTTCCGTGATTGCAACGGCGTGTGGTTTCAGAGATTTGGTTTTCGGATGTTGCTTCACGTGATTTGGATGTCGTTGTGGTTTTGATGGTGGTTTGGATGTTTTTTGATGTGATGTCGATGTGGTTTGGGGGATGTTCCCTGGTGCGGTGCCTAGGGGGCAGCTTGGGGCCAATTGCCCCATTCCACAGCAAAGGAGGCTGGGCGATTGCCTGGCCTCCTTTCTTTTCTCTTCTACCGAACACGGTGAGTTGCTAAGTAAGGTGGGTGCTGGCAGGCTTCAGAGTCTCAAACTTGCGTGCGGTCGGACGGCCATCGGCGGTCAGACGCGCGTCACCGGTCGGATGGCGTGTTGCCGGTCGGCCGGCCGTCGGCGGTCAGATGGACGACGGCGTTTTATCCGGTTTCGCAGCCATCCATTTCAGCAACATGGGCCAGATGCGCTCATAGACCTCGTCCTTCATGATGAAACTGACCTCATCGAGCTGGCGTGCCCGCTCTGGATGCCACATGGGGCGCGGCACCATCACATCGGTTGTCTCCGACCACTCGGGTCTCGTCTGGACATCGACGACGTCTGCGAAGTAGATCCACTTCAGCAACCCGTCGGATGTATGGTACTCCCCGACCCATTCAATATTTTCAAGGATGGCCCCCGCTTCTTCGAAGACCTCCCGTTTTACGGCCTCTTCGGCACTCTCGCCGGGTTCCAGTTTTCCGCCCGGCACTTCCCAACCCCGCCGCGGATGTCTGACCCAAATGACGTGACCGTCAAAGACGGGAAACACGAGGACGGCGAAGGGACGTGCATCAGATGTCGTCCATTGCGTCGATACCTTACTTGCCAAGAGTGAGCCCTCCCATGACTTACGACCTTCGCTTCTGCTAGAATACAGGGGTATCAAGTCCAATTGCACTTATCACAGAAGGGAGCCCAACCGCATGGCCCGCTTCACGCTCTTCCTGTTGCTCTTTGTCGAGTCCCTTTGGCTGGGATCATCCGTTTACTTCTCCGCCTTTGCCGCCAATGAGCTGTTTGCGCAGTTGTCAGAGAACGCGGCAGCAGCCGCTGTCGGAGCACTGTTCCCGACCTACTTCTTACTCTCCGCTGTGTTCGGGGTGCTGACGGTGTTTCTGTATTACAGCACCGGATCGCTCATGCCGGTTTCAAGACGCCCGTACAAGTACGGTCTCACGAGTGCCATCGTCGGCGCTGTGTTCGCGCTCATCAACCTGCTTTATATGTTACCGCACATTCAGCGGATTGAGCGAGCTATGGGACCGATTGCCAGCGCACCTGCAAGTGTGGTCCGCACTTTTGGCATGTGGCATGGCATCTCGATGCTGTTTGATCTAATCATGATGATATGCGCCTTCCTAGTCGTCCTCACACTGGCATTTGCCTTACCACAGAGGCGCTAGCCGGGGCGAATCATCCAAACCTTACGAGGAGGATTTGTTATGTCTGAACCAGCATCCCCAAGTGATATGACCGCCACGATGGCTCAACTGCGCATGCCGGAAGGCTGCAACATCCGCCGCAAAGAGACTTTTGAGTATGTCACACAGCACTATACATACAACGTCGAGCTGTTCCAGAATGCCGACAACACCTGGTACGCCATTGCGGTTCCGCGTGACTCGGACAGGCTCGTGGTCTATGGTTCAAGCGTCCTGTCGTCGGCGCAATTGGCTTTGCAGTCGCTCATCGACAAGATTAAACGTGAGGGCATGCAGCAACTGTTTGGCACTCCCGACGGCGCGTCCGATGGCGATGCTGACGAAACGGATGCCGAAGTTGACGAGAGCGAGAGCGCTGCCGAGGTCCTGAAAGTGGACAGTGCGGACGAACCGGATCACCCAGTGGACGAATACTGACATCCGCAGACCGGGTGGGCATACCGGACGTGGGCGGCAGGCGCGTGGGCACCCACGTGGGCATCTGAGCATGACCACTCGGAGCATCGTCGCGCAAGGCCCGTCCTGCGCAGCCCGAAGCTGGGGATGG
The Alicyclobacillus curvatus genome window above contains:
- a CDS encoding 2-oxoacid:acceptor oxidoreductase subunit alpha, whose protein sequence is MLDQLSWKVGGQQGEGVESTGETFAVALNRQGYYVYSFRHFSSRIKGGHSNDKVRVSLKRFRASTDYTDVLLAFDQETIDLNVGEVRNGGIVIADEKFKPTAPDNVRLFVIPLTKIAEECGSAIMKNMVSLGASACALGLPVDIFTEVIEERFRRKGQKVVDQNMEAIQRGYDYMKELGGADPEFALKPADGTKRLFMMGNDALGLGALAAGVRVMPAYPITPASDVMEYLIKKLPKVGGVVVQTEDEIAAMTMTIGAAYGGARALTCTSGPGLALMMEAIGLSGMTETPTVIIDTQRGGPSTGLPTKQEQSDFLAALFGTHGEIPKIVLTPATPEECFYVVGDAFNLAEQYQCPVIIMTDLQLSLSKQSTDILDHKAVKIDRGLIASEEEATAAQSHGEFNRYALTESGVSARTFPGMKGGIHKVTGVEHAENGRPAEGAPNRQNMMDKRLGKLKDVEIPGSVVRTGDENADVVLVGIGANHGSIAEATGTLRAEGYKVAHVHLHAILPFPTHALQQAIAGAKKVVVVENNATGQIKHLMSFFGVQHPDVVSLLRYNGQPFLPSEIHDEIKGML
- a CDS encoding 2-oxoacid:ferredoxin oxidoreductase subunit beta, translated to MATVKDFRNDVRPNWCPGCGDFSVQASIQRALAALGKEPHEVAVISGIGCSGRISGYVNTYGFHGVHGRSLPTAQGVKLANRNLTVIASGGDGDGFGIGLNHFMHAVRRNMDITYIVMDNQIYGLTKGQHSPTSAHGFTAKTTPSGNIENALVPSQVALAAGIGFLAQGFSSEVNQLVSLIEQAIQYKGFSLVNVFSPCVTYNKINTYDFFRDNVFNLEQLEDYDATDYLTAQRAITEHNGLVTGVIYRNDNKVAYEDQIPGYEETPVAQANLELSEDVFAAALKEYA
- a CDS encoding NUDIX domain-containing protein; protein product: MASKVSTQWTTSDARPFAVLVFPVFDGHVIWVRHPRRGWEVPGGKLEPGESAEEAVKREVFEEAGAILENIEWVGEYHTSDGLLKWIYFADVVDVQTRPEWSETTDVMVPRPMWHPERARQLDEVSFIMKDEVYERIWPMLLKWMAAKPDKTPSSI
- a CDS encoding DUF4149 domain-containing protein; its protein translation is MARFTLFLLLFVESLWLGSSVYFSAFAANELFAQLSENAAAAAVGALFPTYFLLSAVFGVLTVFLYYSTGSLMPVSRRPYKYGLTSAIVGAVFALINLLYMLPHIQRIERAMGPIASAPASVVRTFGMWHGISMLFDLIMMICAFLVVLTLAFALPQRR